Proteins encoded within one genomic window of Microbacterium sp. LKL04:
- a CDS encoding NADPH-dependent F420 reductase: MTHVGIIGAGHIGSAVARGLVAQGHQVAISNSRGPETLSDLVAELGENAQAMTAKDAAAFGEWVVVTVPLKAIDDLPVDELAGKIVVDTNNYYWERDGHIAELDEKKTTTSRMLQERLPQSTVVKGFNHIPAADITTDGAPAGTPGRRALATSSDSADAVTFITKVYDDFGFDTVNVGGLDESWRVERDQPAYVIRQNADELRENLARAER, from the coding sequence ATGACACACGTAGGAATCATCGGAGCAGGTCACATCGGTTCGGCTGTCGCGCGCGGACTCGTCGCGCAGGGGCACCAGGTCGCGATCAGCAACTCGCGCGGTCCCGAGACGCTCAGCGATCTCGTCGCCGAACTCGGTGAGAACGCTCAGGCCATGACCGCGAAGGATGCCGCAGCATTCGGCGAGTGGGTCGTCGTCACCGTCCCGCTGAAGGCCATCGACGACCTCCCCGTCGACGAGCTCGCCGGCAAGATCGTCGTCGACACGAACAACTACTACTGGGAGCGCGACGGCCACATCGCCGAGCTCGACGAGAAGAAGACCACGACCTCGCGCATGCTGCAGGAGCGCCTGCCGCAGTCGACCGTCGTGAAGGGGTTCAACCACATCCCCGCCGCCGACATCACCACCGACGGCGCCCCCGCCGGCACGCCCGGCCGTCGCGCACTGGCGACCTCGAGCGACTCGGCCGACGCCGTCACCTTCATCACCAAGGTCTACGACGACTTCGGCTTCGACACCGTCAACGTCGGCGGCCTCGACGAGAGCTGGCGCGTCGAGCGCGACCAGCCCGCCTACGTCATCCGCCAGAACGCCGACGAGCTGCGCGAGAACCTCGCCCGCGCCGAGCGCTGA